The Ranitomeya imitator isolate aRanImi1 chromosome 8, aRanImi1.pri, whole genome shotgun sequence genome window below encodes:
- the LOC138647664 gene encoding galectin-2-like codes for MAEIFEMLNLELSQGESLKLKGKLPGDAKNFSFNLGRSASDIGLHFSPRFNENTIVCNSKRSNNWEKEQRDGHQCFSPGTEVKISIHFHGDKFVVKLPDGHEISFPNRHGYDKLTYLSVKGDFKVTSFKYE; via the exons ATGGCT gagATATTTGAAATGCTGAACCTTGAGCTGTCACAGGGAGAAAGTTTAAAGCTTAAAGGAAAACTTCCAGGAGATGCCAAGAA CTTCTCCTTCAATCTGGGCCGTAGCGCCAGTGATATAGGCCTACATTTTAGTCCTCGCTTCAACGAGAACACGATTGTGTGCAACTCCAAGCGGAGCAACAACTGGGAAAAGGAGCAAAGAGATGGACATCAGTGCTTTTCCCCAGGGACAGAAGTCAAG ATCTCAATTCATTTTCATGGAGATAAATTTGTTGTGAAACTTCCGGACGGTCATGAGATCTCATTTCCAAATCGCCATGGGTATGATAAACTGACGTACCTGTCCGTCAAAGGTGACTTCAAGGTCACATCTTTCAAATATGAATGA